The following coding sequences lie in one Peribacillus frigoritolerans genomic window:
- a CDS encoding isoprenylcysteine carboxyl methyltransferase family protein, whose protein sequence is MIFAIFIILIAIQRLVELYIAKQNEKQLKAAGALEYGESHYRWMVLMHISFFIVLIIEVVALERDMSGLWPIWLTLFLIAQSGRIWAIRSLGKHWNTKIIVVPDADVVIKGPYKYFKHPNYIIVATEILVISLLFNAYYTAIIFSLLNVWMMTVRIPLEEKALKEHTEYSTVFKGK, encoded by the coding sequence ATGATCTTTGCCATTTTCATTATCTTGATCGCAATACAACGCCTGGTTGAATTATATATCGCCAAACAAAACGAAAAACAGCTGAAAGCTGCAGGAGCATTGGAATACGGTGAGTCCCATTACAGATGGATGGTTCTAATGCATATTAGTTTTTTTATTGTTCTCATTATTGAAGTAGTCGCGCTTGAAAGGGATATGTCTGGACTTTGGCCAATTTGGCTGACCCTTTTTCTAATTGCGCAGTCAGGCAGGATTTGGGCAATCCGTTCATTGGGAAAACATTGGAATACAAAAATCATAGTGGTTCCCGATGCCGATGTAGTCATTAAAGGTCCTTATAAATATTTCAAACATCCGAACTATATCATAGTCGCAACTGAGATTTTAGTTATTTCCTTATTATTCAATGCATATTATACTGCTATCATCTTTAGTTTATTGAATGTTTGGATGATGACGGTAAGAATCCCGCTGGAAGAAAAGGCTTTAAAGGAACATACGGAATATTCTACGGTTTTTAAGGGAAAATAA